The following coding sequences are from one Chelonoidis abingdonii isolate Lonesome George chromosome 4, CheloAbing_2.0, whole genome shotgun sequence window:
- the MTCH2 gene encoding mitochondrial carrier homolog 2 isoform X1, which produces MADAASQGAAGLRPHRAHSQPLMYVKVLSAVGYEPLPPTLGRNLFGRQVYQLPGLFAYAKHIMKIDGRAGLFKGLTPRLCSGAIGTIVHSQVLQRYQEADQEEEPGPSLKEPLSSLEQVIKETSREMVARSAATLVTHPFHVITLRCMVQFIGRETKYSGIFSPFVTIYREEGILGFFAGLVPRLLGDVLSLWLCNMLAYLINTYALENGVSTMSEMKSYSQAVTGAGWWPPSICTQLLLLVRLLEPAAQGGEHEPRQQSVLPEGACREAVRVGGEAVPLRPELGEGPGAEPEAGPDALNDGRVVISIQFFK; this is translated from the exons ATGGCGGACGCGGCCTCGCAGGGTGCTGCTGGGCTCCGGCCTCACCGCGCTCACTCGCAGCCGCTCATGTACGTCAAGGTGCTGAGTGCA GTGGGATATGAGCCTCTTCCGCCGACCCTGGGCAGGAATTTGTTTGGGCGACAGGTTTACCAGCTGCCGGGGCTCTTTGCATATG CTAAGCACATTATGAAGATAGATGGAAGAGCCGGGCTCTTCAAAGGTTTGACTCCCAGACTCTGCTCAGGCGCCATCGGCACCATCGTGCACAGTCAGGTGTTACAG cggTACCAGGAAGCTGACCAGGAGGAG GAGCCTGGGCCCAGCCTCAAGGAGCCCCTGTCCTCGCTGGAGCAGGTCATCAAGGAG ACCTCCCGAGAGATGGTTGCTCGTTCTGCCGCGACACTCGTCACCCATCCCTTCCACG TGATCACACTGAGATGCATGGTGCAGTTCATTGGCAGGGAAACCAAGTACAG TGGCATCTTCAGCCCCTTCGTCACCATCTACCGGGAAGAGGGCATCCTGGGCTTCTTTGC GGGGCTCGTTCCCCGGCTGCTGGGTGACGTGCTGTCGCTGTGGCTCTGTAACATGCTGGCCTACCTCATCAATACCTATGCACTGGAGAACGGG gtCTCCACCATGAGCGAGATGAAGAGCTACTCACAGGCTGTCACTGGA GCTGGCTGGTGGCCTCCCTCCATATGCACCCAACTACTCCTGCTGGTTAGACTGCTGGAGCCAGCTGCTCAAGGAG GGGAACATGAGCCGAGGCAACAGTCTGTTCTTCCGGAAGGTGCCTGCAGGGAAGCTGTACGTGTGGGAGGAGAAGCGGTTCCGCTGAGGCCAGAGCTGGGCGAGGGGCCCGGGGCCGAGCCAGAGGCTGGGCCAGATGCACTGAATGATGGGAGAGTGGTGATTTctatacagttttttaaataa
- the MTCH2 gene encoding mitochondrial carrier homolog 2 isoform X5: MKIDGRAGLFKGLTPRLCSGAIGTIVHSQVLQRYQEADQEEEPGPSLKEPLSSLEQVIKETSREMVARSAATLVTHPFHVITLRCMVQFIGRETKYSGIFSPFVTIYREEGILGFFAGLVPRLLGDVLSLWLCNMLAYLINTYALENGVSTMSEMKSYSQAVTGAGWWPPSICTQLLLLVRLLEPAAQGGEHEPRQQSVLPEGACREAVRVGGEAVPLRPELGEGPGAEPEAGPDALNDGRVVISIQFFK; encoded by the exons ATGAAGATAGATGGAAGAGCCGGGCTCTTCAAAGGTTTGACTCCCAGACTCTGCTCAGGCGCCATCGGCACCATCGTGCACAGTCAGGTGTTACAG cggTACCAGGAAGCTGACCAGGAGGAG GAGCCTGGGCCCAGCCTCAAGGAGCCCCTGTCCTCGCTGGAGCAGGTCATCAAGGAG ACCTCCCGAGAGATGGTTGCTCGTTCTGCCGCGACACTCGTCACCCATCCCTTCCACG TGATCACACTGAGATGCATGGTGCAGTTCATTGGCAGGGAAACCAAGTACAG TGGCATCTTCAGCCCCTTCGTCACCATCTACCGGGAAGAGGGCATCCTGGGCTTCTTTGC GGGGCTCGTTCCCCGGCTGCTGGGTGACGTGCTGTCGCTGTGGCTCTGTAACATGCTGGCCTACCTCATCAATACCTATGCACTGGAGAACGGG gtCTCCACCATGAGCGAGATGAAGAGCTACTCACAGGCTGTCACTGGA GCTGGCTGGTGGCCTCCCTCCATATGCACCCAACTACTCCTGCTGGTTAGACTGCTGGAGCCAGCTGCTCAAGGAG GGGAACATGAGCCGAGGCAACAGTCTGTTCTTCCGGAAGGTGCCTGCAGGGAAGCTGTACGTGTGGGAGGAGAAGCGGTTCCGCTGAGGCCAGAGCTGGGCGAGGGGCCCGGGGCCGAGCCAGAGGCTGGGCCAGATGCACTGAATGATGGGAGAGTGGTGATTTctatacagttttttaaataa
- the MTCH2 gene encoding mitochondrial carrier homolog 2 isoform X2, translating to MADAASQGAAGLRPHRAHSQPLMYVKVLSAVGYEPLPPTLGRNLFGRQVYQLPGLFAYAKHIMKIDGRAGLFKGLTPRLCSGAIGTIVHSQVLQRYQEADQEEEPGPSLKEPLSSLEQVIKETSREMVARSAATLVTHPFHVITLRCMVQFIGRETKYSGIFSPFVTIYREEGILGFFAGLVPRLLGDVLSLWLCNMLAYLINTYALENGVSTMSEMKSYSQAVTGFFASMLTYPFVLVSNLMAINNCGLAGGLPPYAPNYSCWLDCWSQLLKEGNMSRGNSLFFRKVPAGKLYVWEEKRFR from the exons ATGGCGGACGCGGCCTCGCAGGGTGCTGCTGGGCTCCGGCCTCACCGCGCTCACTCGCAGCCGCTCATGTACGTCAAGGTGCTGAGTGCA GTGGGATATGAGCCTCTTCCGCCGACCCTGGGCAGGAATTTGTTTGGGCGACAGGTTTACCAGCTGCCGGGGCTCTTTGCATATG CTAAGCACATTATGAAGATAGATGGAAGAGCCGGGCTCTTCAAAGGTTTGACTCCCAGACTCTGCTCAGGCGCCATCGGCACCATCGTGCACAGTCAGGTGTTACAG cggTACCAGGAAGCTGACCAGGAGGAG GAGCCTGGGCCCAGCCTCAAGGAGCCCCTGTCCTCGCTGGAGCAGGTCATCAAGGAG ACCTCCCGAGAGATGGTTGCTCGTTCTGCCGCGACACTCGTCACCCATCCCTTCCACG TGATCACACTGAGATGCATGGTGCAGTTCATTGGCAGGGAAACCAAGTACAG TGGCATCTTCAGCCCCTTCGTCACCATCTACCGGGAAGAGGGCATCCTGGGCTTCTTTGC GGGGCTCGTTCCCCGGCTGCTGGGTGACGTGCTGTCGCTGTGGCTCTGTAACATGCTGGCCTACCTCATCAATACCTATGCACTGGAGAACGGG gtCTCCACCATGAGCGAGATGAAGAGCTACTCACAGGCTGTCACTGGA TTCTTCGCCAGTATGCTGACGTACCCCTTTGTGCTCGTCTCCAACCTGATGGCCATTAACAACTGTGG GCTGGCTGGTGGCCTCCCTCCATATGCACCCAACTACTCCTGCTGGTTAGACTGCTGGAGCCAGCTGCTCAAGGAG GGGAACATGAGCCGAGGCAACAGTCTGTTCTTCCGGAAGGTGCCTGCAGGGAAGCTGTACGTGTGGGAGGAGAAGCGGTTCCGCTGA
- the MTCH2 gene encoding mitochondrial carrier homolog 2 isoform X3 gives MADAASQGAAGLRPHRAHSQPLMYVKVLSAVGYEPLPPTLGRNLFGRQVYQLPGLFAYAKHIMKIDGRAGLFKGLTPRLCSGAIGTIVHSQVLQRYQEADQEEEPGPSLKEPLSSLEQVIKETSREMVARSAATLVTHPFHVITLRCMVQFIGRETKYSGIFSPFVTIYREEGILGFFAGLVPRLLGDVLSLWLCNMLAYLINTYALENGVSTMSEMKSYSQAVTGFFASMLTYPFVLVSNLMAINNCGLAGGLPPYAPNYSCWLDCWSQLLKEGNMSRGNSLFFQKVPAGKLYVWEEKRFR, from the exons ATGGCGGACGCGGCCTCGCAGGGTGCTGCTGGGCTCCGGCCTCACCGCGCTCACTCGCAGCCGCTCATGTACGTCAAGGTGCTGAGTGCA GTGGGATATGAGCCTCTTCCGCCGACCCTGGGCAGGAATTTGTTTGGGCGACAGGTTTACCAGCTGCCGGGGCTCTTTGCATATG CTAAGCACATTATGAAGATAGATGGAAGAGCCGGGCTCTTCAAAGGTTTGACTCCCAGACTCTGCTCAGGCGCCATCGGCACCATCGTGCACAGTCAGGTGTTACAG cggTACCAGGAAGCTGACCAGGAGGAG GAGCCTGGGCCCAGCCTCAAGGAGCCCCTGTCCTCGCTGGAGCAGGTCATCAAGGAG ACCTCCCGAGAGATGGTTGCTCGTTCTGCCGCGACACTCGTCACCCATCCCTTCCACG TGATCACACTGAGATGCATGGTGCAGTTCATTGGCAGGGAAACCAAGTACAG TGGCATCTTCAGCCCCTTCGTCACCATCTACCGGGAAGAGGGCATCCTGGGCTTCTTTGC GGGGCTCGTTCCCCGGCTGCTGGGTGACGTGCTGTCGCTGTGGCTCTGTAACATGCTGGCCTACCTCATCAATACCTATGCACTGGAGAACGGG gtCTCCACCATGAGCGAGATGAAGAGCTACTCACAGGCTGTCACTGGA TTCTTCGCCAGTATGCTGACGTACCCCTTTGTGCTCGTCTCCAACCTGATGGCCATTAACAACTGTGG GCTGGCTGGTGGCCTCCCTCCATATGCACCCAACTACTCCTGCTGGTTAGACTGCTGGAGCCAGCTGCTCAAGGAG
- the MTCH2 gene encoding mitochondrial carrier homolog 2 isoform X6, translated as MADAASQGAAGLRPHRAHSQPLMYVKVLSAVGYEPLPPTLGRNLFGRQVYQLPGLFAYAKHIMKIDGRAGLFKGLTPRLCSGAIGTIVHSQVLQRYQEADQEEEPGPSLKEPLSSLEQVIKETSREMVARSAATLVTHPFHVITLRCMVQFIGRETKYSGIFSPFVTIYREEGILGFFAGLVPRLLGDVLSLWLCNMLAYLINTYALENGVSTMSEMKSYSQAVTGVLLRQYADVPLCARLQPDGH; from the exons ATGGCGGACGCGGCCTCGCAGGGTGCTGCTGGGCTCCGGCCTCACCGCGCTCACTCGCAGCCGCTCATGTACGTCAAGGTGCTGAGTGCA GTGGGATATGAGCCTCTTCCGCCGACCCTGGGCAGGAATTTGTTTGGGCGACAGGTTTACCAGCTGCCGGGGCTCTTTGCATATG CTAAGCACATTATGAAGATAGATGGAAGAGCCGGGCTCTTCAAAGGTTTGACTCCCAGACTCTGCTCAGGCGCCATCGGCACCATCGTGCACAGTCAGGTGTTACAG cggTACCAGGAAGCTGACCAGGAGGAG GAGCCTGGGCCCAGCCTCAAGGAGCCCCTGTCCTCGCTGGAGCAGGTCATCAAGGAG ACCTCCCGAGAGATGGTTGCTCGTTCTGCCGCGACACTCGTCACCCATCCCTTCCACG TGATCACACTGAGATGCATGGTGCAGTTCATTGGCAGGGAAACCAAGTACAG TGGCATCTTCAGCCCCTTCGTCACCATCTACCGGGAAGAGGGCATCCTGGGCTTCTTTGC GGGGCTCGTTCCCCGGCTGCTGGGTGACGTGCTGTCGCTGTGGCTCTGTAACATGCTGGCCTACCTCATCAATACCTATGCACTGGAGAACGGG gtCTCCACCATGAGCGAGATGAAGAGCTACTCACAGGCTGTCACTGGAGTGC TTCTTCGCCAGTATGCTGACGTACCCCTTTGTGCTCGTCTCCAACCTGATGGCCATTAA